In Hevea brasiliensis isolate MT/VB/25A 57/8 chromosome 13, ASM3005281v1, whole genome shotgun sequence, a single genomic region encodes these proteins:
- the LOC110671890 gene encoding glucuronoxylan 4-O-methyltransferase 1-like, with protein sequence MPPEVPHYRSFATPLVKFSAPSSPEAYITLPIGRKYFRGKKTMKISARKIIPLLVFILSTISILRLLRLATTTSSAPPLPALQHTCYSLSPKCTNVSSHVPGSQTTQQKTYANSTTLMKKEFKLLSNLIRHKAPCNLLIFGLEPQYLKLSSINSGGITVLLEDNPDRISAIRAKSNSTQIYKVDYHIPAKKAYKLLKHARKSPACAPSAGRLQNSTCKLALTNLPQEVYKQKWDVVVVDGPSGHSPEAPGRMAAIYTAGIIARAGNTTDVVVHDVDRTIEKWFSWEFLCDENLVSSKGKLWNFRITGNSNSTRFCTD encoded by the coding sequence ATGCCCCCAGAGGTACCTCATTACCGTTCCTTTGCAACTCCTTTAGTTAAGTTTTCAGCTCCAAGCTCACCTGAAGCATATATCACTCTGCCCATTGGCCGCAAATATTTCAGAGGAAAGAAAACTATGAAAATTTCTGCAAGAAAAATCATACCTCTGCTTGTTTTCATTTTATCAACCATCTCTATCCTTAGACTTCTTAGACTTGCAACCACTACATCTTCAGCTCCTCCGCTGCCTGCTCTGCAGCACACATGTTATTCTCTCTCTCCAAAATGCACCAACGTTTCATCACATGTGCCTGGCAGTCAAACCACTCAACAAAAAACCTATGCCAATTCAACCACTCTCATGAAAAAGGAATTTAAACTTCTATCTAATCTCATTAGACATAAAGCCCCCTGCAACCTCCTTATTTTTGGCCTTGAGCCCCAGTATCTAAAACTCTCCTCAATCAACTCAGGTGGCATCACTGTCCTTCTAGAGGACAATCCTGACAGGATAAGTGCAATCAGAGCAAAATCCAACAGTACTCAAATCTACAAGGTTGACTATCATATACCTGCAAAGAAAGCTTACAAACTGCTCAAGCATGCAAGAAAAAGTCCAGCTTGTGCACCTAGTGCAGGAAGGCTTCAAAATTCAACATGTAAACTTGCCTTAACAAATTTACCACAAGAAGTATATAAGCAGAAATGGGATGTAGTGGTGGTGGACGGACCAAGTGGGCACTCACCAGAGGCCCCAGGCAGGATGGCTGCAATCTACACAGCTGGTATAATAGCAAGAGCTGGAAACACAACAGACGTAGTAGTACATGATGTGGATCGAACAATTGAGAAGTGGTTTTCCTGGGAGTTCCTATGTGATGAGAACTTGGTTTCATCAAAGGGAAAGCTCTGGAATTTTAGGATCACAGGTAATTCAAATTCTACAAGGTTTTGCACAGACTGA